CCTTTGTCATCCTCGGGCTGTTCGGTCATTGGATCAAAGACCGAAGCCATTGGGTGGCCGTGCCTGCCGTCCTGGGATCGTTCCTTCTTTCCATCATGGCGCTTGCCGACGTGGCGGGTGGTCAGGCGCTTCAGATACCTCTCTATACGTGGGCGGATTCGGGAAACCTTCATATTGCCTTAGGGTTATTCATCGATCAGCTTACGGTCGCGATGTTGTTGCTTGTCACCATTGTGAGTTCGTTGGTCCATGTCTATACGATTGGCTACATGCATGGAGAGCCGGGTTACGCTAGGTTTTTTAGCAATATCGCGCTCTTTACCTTTTCTATGTTGATGCTGGTGATGTCCGATAATTTCCTGCAACTTTTTGTTTTTTGGGAAGCCGTGGGTCTTTGCTCCTACCTGTTAATCGGCCATTGGTATGAGCGCGAGTCTGCCAGAGCAGCGGCCACCAAAGCGTTTCTGGTGAATCGAGTCGGGGACTTCGGATTTATGTTGGGTATTCTGCTGATCTTTGTCACCTTCGGCAGTTTGCACTATCAGGAGGTGTTTCCTCAGTTGGATCAAAAGTCTGGAGGCCTGGTAAATCTTCTTGGTTCTGTCGGAGGTCATTGGGAAATATCGGTGATGACCTTGATCTGCCTGTTGTTATTCGTCGGGGCGGTTGGAAAATCTGCTCAAGTGCCTCTGCATGTGTGGTTACCGGATGCGATGGAGGGTCCCACTCCGATATCAGCACTTATTCATGCGGCGACGATGGTGACGGCAGGGGTCTTTATGGTTGCCAGATTTGCTCCGTTGTTTAACCTTTCTCCCGTGGCTATGGATGTAGTGGCAGTGGTGGGTGGAGCCACGATGTTTATTGGCGCGACCATCGCGTTGACGCAAACCGATATCAAACGGGTTGTGGCCTATTCCACGCTCAGTCAACTCGGCTACATGATGATGGCCTGTGGGCTGGGTGGCTATATTGCCGGAATGTATCATCTTCTGACCCATGGAGCATTTAAGGCCTTGTTATTCCTCGGGTGTGGGTCGGTGATTATTGCTCTTCATCATGAACAAGATATGAAACATATGGGTGGACTCAAGGATAAGCTGCCTGTGACGTATTGGACCTTTCTTATTGGGGCTCTGGCGCTGTCCGGTTTTCCTCTCACTGCGGGATATTTCAGTAAAGATGAATTACTCCTGGCTGCCTGGATGTCTAGTGGCCTGGGTAAAGTTCTGGCCGTCTTAGGATTACTGACGGCTCTCATGACAGCTTTTTACAGTTTTCGATTGGTATTTGTGACATTTTGGGGAGAATCACGAGTGGATCCTCACCATGCCAACCATGTGCATGAACCGTCAAAAGCGATGACGATTCCTCTTCTGTTTCTTGCCGTGCTGAGTATCCTCACAGGATATATTGGAATTCCGGAATTTTTGGCTCCCGCATTTCCCGGTGCTGGGAGTGTTGGAGGTCATCACGAAGGATCGGCGGCCTTGGGCATTATGGCGACGGCCACCGCAATGGGCCTGTTAGGGATTGCGGGCGCCTATTGGGTCTATGTCAAATCGCCAGGCTTGCCGGACCGTTTGGCGAATCAGTGGCGATCGCTGTATCAGTTCTCCTTGAATAAATGGTTTGTGGATGAGGCCTATGACCGGAC
Above is a window of Candidatus Nitrospira neomarina DNA encoding:
- the nuoL gene encoding NADH-quinone oxidoreductase subunit L, with product MLYALIPLLPLLAFVILGLFGHWIKDRSHWVAVPAVLGSFLLSIMALADVAGGQALQIPLYTWADSGNLHIALGLFIDQLTVAMLLLVTIVSSLVHVYTIGYMHGEPGYARFFSNIALFTFSMLMLVMSDNFLQLFVFWEAVGLCSYLLIGHWYERESARAAATKAFLVNRVGDFGFMLGILLIFVTFGSLHYQEVFPQLDQKSGGLVNLLGSVGGHWEISVMTLICLLLFVGAVGKSAQVPLHVWLPDAMEGPTPISALIHAATMVTAGVFMVARFAPLFNLSPVAMDVVAVVGGATMFIGATIALTQTDIKRVVAYSTLSQLGYMMMACGLGGYIAGMYHLLTHGAFKALLFLGCGSVIIALHHEQDMKHMGGLKDKLPVTYWTFLIGALALSGFPLTAGYFSKDELLLAAWMSSGLGKVLAVLGLLTALMTAFYSFRLVFVTFWGESRVDPHHANHVHEPSKAMTIPLLFLAVLSILTGYIGIPEFLAPAFPGAGSVGGHHEGSAALGIMATATAMGLLGIAGAYWVYVKSPGLPDRLANQWRSLYQFSLNKWFVDEAYDRTVVIPTLNFADRLWKRVDIAVIDGAVNGVARAVAWGGWVTRRLQSGQAQNYALAMTVGAAVILGAMIFY